The Croceicoccus marinus genome contains a region encoding:
- the queA gene encoding tRNA preQ1(34) S-adenosylmethionine ribosyltransferase-isomerase QueA produces MRVDAFDFDLPAERIALRPARPRDAARMLLVEGAEGRLIDRQVRDLPSLLSPGDVLVFNDTRVIPARLEGVRPPRQGENGEGARIGATLHKRIDLRRWQAFVRNGKRLRAGDTICFPADVAAKAEQRLADGSWTLAFQGEEPVELLLERAGQMPLPPYIAGKRETDEQDRSDYQTMFARQDGAVAAPTAALHFTPELIAALDKRGIARETLTLHVGAGTFLPVKAEDTEDHQMHAEWGTIDAATAERLNEVRKAGGRVIAVGTTVLRLLESAADENDVIQPFAGDTSIFITPGYRFRAIDGLMTNFHLPKSTLFMLVSALMGLDVMQSAYAHAIERGYRFYSYGDSSLLLPNRAMSAAS; encoded by the coding sequence ATGCGAGTTGATGCCTTCGATTTCGACCTTCCCGCCGAGCGGATCGCGCTGCGTCCCGCGCGGCCGCGCGATGCCGCGCGCATGCTTCTGGTGGAAGGAGCGGAAGGGAGGCTGATCGACCGCCAGGTACGCGATTTGCCTTCGTTGCTGTCACCGGGCGATGTGCTGGTCTTCAACGACACGCGCGTCATTCCGGCCCGGCTTGAAGGCGTACGACCCCCGCGCCAGGGCGAAAATGGAGAGGGCGCGAGGATCGGTGCTACGCTGCACAAGCGGATCGACCTGCGCCGCTGGCAGGCGTTTGTCCGCAACGGCAAGCGCCTTCGCGCGGGCGATACCATATGCTTCCCCGCCGATGTTGCCGCCAAGGCCGAACAGCGCCTGGCCGATGGAAGCTGGACGCTGGCCTTCCAGGGCGAGGAGCCGGTCGAACTGCTGCTTGAGCGGGCAGGGCAGATGCCGCTGCCCCCCTATATCGCGGGCAAGCGCGAGACGGACGAGCAGGACCGCAGCGATTACCAGACGATGTTCGCCAGACAGGACGGCGCGGTCGCGGCACCGACCGCGGCGCTGCATTTCACGCCGGAACTGATCGCGGCGCTGGATAAGCGCGGCATCGCGCGCGAGACACTGACCCTGCATGTCGGGGCGGGCACTTTCCTGCCGGTAAAGGCGGAAGACACCGAAGACCACCAGATGCATGCCGAATGGGGCACGATCGACGCGGCCACGGCAGAGCGCCTGAACGAGGTGCGCAAAGCAGGCGGACGCGTCATCGCGGTCGGGACCACCGTCCTGCGCCTGCTGGAAAGCGCCGCTGACGAAAATGATGTAATTCAGCCATTTGCGGGCGACACTTCGATCTTCATCACACCCGGTTACCGCTTTCGCGCGATCGATGGATTGATGACTAATTTTCATCTGCCTAAATCGACGCTGTTCATGCTGGTCAGCGCGCTGATGGGGCTGGACGTGATGCAGTCGGCCTATGCCCATGCCATCGAACGGGGCTACCGCTTCTACAGCTATGGCGACAGTTCGCTGCTGCTGCCCAACAGGGCAATGTCCGCCGCTTCTTGA
- the purL gene encoding phosphoribosylformylglycinamidine synthase subunit PurL, whose protein sequence is MTDAITPDVVAAHGLSTEEYERVLHALGREPNLVELGIFSVMWSEHCSYKSSRLHLKKLPTEADWVICGPGENAGVIDIGDGQACIFKMESHNHPSYIEPYQGAATGVGGILRDVFTMGARPVANMNALRFGRPDHPKMKHLVQGVVAGIGGYGNCVGVPTVGGETNFHKAYDGNILVNAMTVGVADADRIFYSAATGLGNPIVYVGSKTGRDGIHGATMASADFGEDAEAKRPTVQVGDPFTEKLLIEACLELMATDAIVAIQDMGAAGLTSSSVEMATNGKAGIRLDMNKVPCREDGMTPYEMMLSESQERMLMVLKPGKEAMAEAIFRKWELDFAVIGEVTDTRHMVLEFDGEVVCDIPLGPLAADAPLYDRPYISREEYAEWAGTAMLADLPETGDVAGDLKRMIGSPDLASRAWIAEQYDSQVGADTLQTGGDAAVVRVHGTRKALAISTDCSPRYCYADPYEGGKQAIAEAWRNICAVGALPLAVTNCLNFANPQRPEIMAQFVGCLEGMGDACRALDFPIVSGNVSLYNESKATGGGSAILPTPAIGGVGLMQDYAVMATPRFKAEGEQIVVIGGESGHLGQSLWLREIHGREEGSPPPVMLDLERKAGETVRRLIADSAVSAVHDCSDGGMAVALGEMAMAGGMGFAVAMPDDRASLAAFWFGEDQARYIVTAAEAGPIIEAAEAAGLAALALGVTGGDRMIFRSTYGESMVSLDEVEAAHRAFFHDWMEA, encoded by the coding sequence ATGACCGATGCAATCACCCCCGATGTCGTTGCCGCCCATGGCCTGTCCACCGAAGAGTACGAGCGGGTCCTCCATGCTCTGGGGCGAGAGCCCAATCTGGTGGAACTGGGCATCTTCTCGGTCATGTGGTCCGAGCATTGCAGCTATAAGTCCAGCCGCCTGCACCTGAAGAAGCTGCCGACCGAGGCGGATTGGGTAATCTGCGGCCCCGGCGAGAACGCGGGCGTGATCGACATCGGCGACGGCCAGGCCTGCATCTTCAAGATGGAAAGCCATAACCATCCTTCGTATATCGAACCCTATCAGGGCGCGGCGACAGGCGTCGGCGGTATCCTGCGCGACGTGTTCACCATGGGCGCGCGCCCCGTCGCGAACATGAACGCGCTGCGTTTCGGGCGGCCCGATCATCCGAAGATGAAGCATCTGGTGCAAGGCGTGGTCGCGGGCATCGGCGGATACGGCAATTGCGTCGGCGTACCGACCGTTGGCGGCGAGACCAATTTCCACAAGGCCTATGACGGCAACATCCTGGTCAACGCGATGACGGTGGGCGTGGCCGATGCCGACCGCATCTTCTATTCCGCCGCGACGGGCCTGGGCAATCCGATCGTCTATGTCGGGTCGAAGACCGGGCGCGACGGCATCCACGGCGCCACCATGGCCAGCGCCGATTTCGGCGAGGACGCCGAGGCGAAGCGCCCCACCGTGCAGGTCGGCGACCCATTCACCGAAAAGCTGCTGATCGAGGCGTGCCTTGAACTGATGGCGACCGACGCGATCGTCGCGATCCAGGACATGGGCGCGGCGGGCCTGACCTCGTCCTCGGTCGAGATGGCGACCAATGGCAAGGCGGGCATCAGGCTCGACATGAACAAGGTGCCTTGCCGCGAGGACGGCATGACGCCTTACGAGATGATGCTGTCGGAATCGCAGGAGCGCATGCTGATGGTGCTGAAGCCGGGCAAGGAAGCCATGGCAGAGGCGATCTTCCGCAAGTGGGAGCTGGACTTCGCAGTCATCGGCGAGGTCACCGATACGCGGCACATGGTGCTGGAATTCGATGGCGAGGTGGTGTGCGACATCCCGCTGGGGCCGCTGGCCGCGGATGCTCCGCTATACGACCGGCCCTATATCAGCCGCGAGGAATATGCCGAGTGGGCGGGCACCGCGATGCTGGCCGACCTGCCCGAAACCGGCGATGTCGCGGGCGATCTCAAGCGCATGATCGGATCGCCCGATCTCGCCTCGCGCGCGTGGATTGCCGAGCAGTACGATTCGCAGGTCGGTGCCGACACGCTGCAGACCGGCGGCGACGCGGCGGTGGTGCGCGTTCATGGCACGAGGAAGGCGCTGGCGATCAGCACCGATTGCAGCCCGCGCTATTGCTATGCCGATCCCTATGAAGGCGGCAAGCAGGCGATTGCCGAGGCGTGGCGCAATATCTGCGCGGTGGGCGCCCTGCCCCTGGCCGTGACCAATTGCCTGAATTTCGCGAACCCCCAGCGGCCCGAGATCATGGCCCAGTTCGTCGGCTGTCTCGAAGGCATGGGCGATGCATGCCGGGCGCTCGACTTCCCGATCGTGTCGGGCAATGTGTCGCTTTACAACGAGAGCAAGGCGACCGGCGGCGGCAGCGCCATCCTGCCCACGCCCGCCATCGGCGGCGTCGGCCTGATGCAGGATTACGCGGTCATGGCGACGCCCCGCTTCAAGGCGGAAGGCGAGCAGATCGTCGTGATAGGCGGCGAAAGCGGCCATCTGGGCCAGTCGCTGTGGCTGCGCGAGATCCATGGGCGCGAGGAAGGCTCTCCCCCGCCGGTGATGCTGGACCTGGAACGCAAGGCTGGCGAAACCGTGCGCCGGCTGATCGCCGATAGCGCGGTCAGCGCGGTGCATGACTGCTCCGACGGCGGAATGGCGGTGGCGCTCGGTGAAATGGCGATGGCGGGCGGCATGGGTTTCGCGGTCGCCATGCCTGATGACCGCGCTTCGCTGGCTGCGTTCTGGTTCGGCGAGGACCAGGCGCGCTATATCGTCACCGCAGCCGAGGCCGGGCCGATCATCGAAGCCGCCGAAGCTGCGGGGCTGGCGGCACTGGCCTTGGGCGTGACCGGCGGCGACCGGATGATATTCCGCTCGACCTATGGCGAAAGCATGGTGTCGCTGGACGAGGTCGAGGCCGCGCACCGCGCCTTCTTCCACGACTGGATGGAAGCCTGA
- a CDS encoding peptidylprolyl isomerase yields the protein MTIRISMPSRVWMKAGIAAMALGLSGNAMAQDSAAEDLAQDATEALEAETNEVPASIADYWTVDADAAADPENVWLLDLSNGGRVAIRLKPQWAPEHVERIKTLTQQGFYDGVIFHRVIEGFMAQSGDPSGTGRGGSELPDLKEEFNRVPHLRGTVSMARMGNSVDSANSQFFIVFYPTMAIDGKYTVFGRVIGGMDKVDTITRGEPPANPTRIVQASLASQNKPAPAPMAAPAQEITADMLNNAVPDSGQ from the coding sequence ATGACTATCCGTATTTCCATGCCCTCCCGCGTCTGGATGAAGGCGGGTATCGCCGCCATGGCTCTTGGCCTGTCCGGTAACGCCATGGCCCAGGACAGCGCTGCCGAGGATCTGGCGCAGGACGCGACCGAAGCGCTCGAGGCCGAGACGAACGAAGTGCCGGCGTCGATCGCCGATTACTGGACCGTGGATGCCGATGCCGCCGCCGATCCAGAGAATGTCTGGCTGCTCGACCTGTCGAACGGCGGACGGGTTGCCATTCGCCTCAAGCCGCAATGGGCGCCCGAACATGTCGAGCGCATCAAGACGCTGACGCAGCAGGGCTTCTACGACGGCGTGATCTTCCACCGCGTGATCGAGGGGTTCATGGCCCAGTCCGGCGATCCCAGCGGCACCGGGCGCGGCGGATCCGAGCTTCCCGACCTGAAGGAAGAATTCAACCGCGTTCCGCATCTGCGCGGCACCGTATCGATGGCGCGCATGGGCAATTCGGTCGATTCCGCCAACAGCCAGTTCTTCATCGTGTTCTATCCGACGATGGCGATCGACGGGAAATACACCGTGTTCGGCCGGGTCATCGGCGGCATGGACAAGGTTGACACGATCACCCGCGGCGAACCGCCTGCCAATCCGACCCGCATCGTGCAGGCATCGCTGGCCAGCCAGAACAAGCCCGCGCCGGCACCCATGGCCGCTCCGGCGCAGGAGATCACGGCAGACATGCTGAACAATGCCGTGCCGGACAGCGGGCAGTAA
- the coaD gene encoding pantetheine-phosphate adenylyltransferase produces MSESQERVGIYPGTFDPITLGHCDIIRRGAKLVDRLIIGVTTNPSKNPMFSPQERMDMVNREVAALGVANVEVVGFNALLMRFAEKQGAQVIVRGLRAVADFEYEYQMAGMNQQLNDDIETVFLMADVSLQPIASKLVKEIAQFGGDISPFVSPAVKQDVGARVSEQGLKGDY; encoded by the coding sequence TTGAGCGAGAGCCAGGAGCGGGTCGGCATCTACCCGGGTACATTCGACCCCATCACGCTGGGCCATTGCGACATCATCCGCCGCGGCGCGAAGCTGGTGGACCGCCTGATCATCGGCGTCACCACGAACCCGTCCAAGAACCCGATGTTCTCTCCGCAGGAACGGATGGACATGGTCAACCGCGAGGTCGCGGCTCTGGGCGTCGCGAATGTCGAGGTCGTGGGCTTCAACGCGCTGCTGATGCGATTTGCCGAGAAGCAGGGCGCGCAGGTGATCGTGCGCGGCCTGCGGGCGGTGGCCGATTTCGAATACGAATACCAGATGGCCGGCATGAACCAGCAGCTGAACGACGATATCGAGACCGTCTTCCTTATGGCCGATGTCTCGCTTCAGCCGATCGCATCCAAGCTGGTGAAGGAAATCGCCCAGTTCGGCGGCGACATCTCGCCCTTCGTCAGCCCCGCGGTAAAACAGGACGTGGGTGCCCGTGTGTCGGAGCAGGGCCTGAAGGGCGATTATTGA
- a CDS encoding ABC transporter ATP-binding protein — translation MVETILDIRGLSKTYSGRGSAPPVTALDNVDLQIRKGEIFALLGPNGAGKTTLIGAVCGMVRPTGGTVMAFGHDMARDWRRMRARIGLVPQELSIDMFDKVHRAVAYSRGLFGKPADPARIEEVLRTLSLWDKRDAQLRALSGGMKRRVLIAKALAHDPDLLFLDEPTAGVDVELRRDMWQTIGRLREQGVTVILTTHYIEEAEEMADRVGVINKGRILLVDDKAAIMKRLGRTEASFALASPLGSLPAALFGYPVALEDGGRSLVFRGGDGSGLGKELVAEIAKLLVTQGIDFTGIDQHESSLEDIFVRLVEDEGGQQGASGGLAA, via the coding sequence ATGGTGGAAACCATACTCGATATTCGCGGCTTGTCGAAAACCTATTCCGGCAGGGGCAGCGCACCACCCGTCACCGCTCTCGACAACGTAGACCTGCAGATCCGCAAGGGTGAGATATTCGCTCTGCTGGGGCCCAACGGCGCCGGCAAGACGACACTGATTGGCGCGGTTTGCGGCATGGTTCGCCCCACTGGCGGCACGGTCATGGCATTCGGGCACGATATGGCGCGCGACTGGCGCCGGATGCGCGCGCGGATCGGTCTGGTGCCGCAGGAACTGTCGATCGACATGTTCGACAAGGTGCACCGCGCCGTCGCCTATTCGCGCGGATTGTTCGGCAAGCCCGCCGACCCCGCCCGGATCGAGGAAGTGCTGCGCACGCTGTCGCTGTGGGACAAGCGCGACGCGCAGCTTCGCGCGCTGTCGGGCGGCATGAAGCGCCGCGTGCTGATCGCCAAGGCGCTGGCCCATGATCCTGATCTGCTGTTCCTCGACGAACCGACCGCTGGGGTCGATGTCGAGTTGCGCCGCGACATGTGGCAGACCATCGGCCGGCTGCGCGAACAGGGCGTCACCGTCATCCTGACCACCCATTATATCGAGGAAGCGGAGGAGATGGCCGACCGCGTGGGCGTGATCAACAAGGGTCGCATCCTGCTTGTCGACGACAAGGCCGCGATCATGAAGCGCCTTGGCCGCACCGAGGCCAGCTTTGCGCTGGCAAGCCCCCTCGGCAGCCTGCCGGCCGCGCTGTTCGGTTATCCTGTCGCGCTTGAGGACGGCGGTCGCAGCCTGGTGTTTCGCGGCGGCGACGGCAGCGGCCTTGGCAAGGAGCTTGTGGCCGAGATCGCCAAGCTGCTCGTCACCCAGGGCATCGACTTCACCGGCATCGACCAGCACGAATCGAGCCTTGAGGACATTTTCGTTCGCTTGGTCGAGGATGAGGGCGGGCAACAAGGCGCCAGCGGAGGGCTGGCGGCATGA
- the ilvB gene encoding biosynthetic-type acetolactate synthase large subunit produces MELDVSERSGAEILMDSLVEQGVEVVFGYPGGAVLPIYDALFNDQRVRHVLVRHEAGAAHAAEGYARSTGKPGVVLVTSGPGATNAVTGIADAFMDSIPMVVLTGQVATAMIGTDAFQEADTVGITRHCTKHNYLVKDPADLEATIQEAFKIATTGRPGPVVIDIPKDVQVASADGKAHQMPDRYNPPFSGDEEAIAQAIDMLAAADAPVLYTGGGIINSGPEASALLRELQALCGAPVTSTLMGLGAFPADHGDWLGMLGMHGTWEANHAMNRADLILCLGARFDDRVTGRLEDFSPDARKIHVDIDRSSINKTVTVDLPIIGDVGEVMRQMIARWKAAGHEANDLTEWKARITGWKARQSLAYPRSEEEIMPQLAIERLFALTREHDPIISTEVGQHQMWAAQHFGFFSPNKWLTSGGLGTMGYGLPAAIGAQIGNPDALVIDIAGEASIQMNIQELGTASQYRLPVKVFILNNEFMGMVRQWQELTYESRYSNSYSDALPDFVKLAEAYGWKGIVIEDPADLDAGIQAMIDHDGPVMVDCRVAKLANCLPMFRSGASHTDMMLYGDEAPAAITVSAEAKASV; encoded by the coding sequence ATGGAGCTAGATGTGAGCGAGCGCAGCGGCGCAGAGATATTGATGGACAGCCTGGTCGAGCAGGGGGTCGAAGTCGTCTTCGGCTATCCCGGCGGCGCGGTGCTTCCCATCTATGACGCCCTCTTCAACGACCAGCGCGTCCGGCACGTCCTTGTGCGGCACGAGGCTGGTGCGGCCCATGCGGCCGAAGGCTATGCCCGTTCGACCGGCAAGCCCGGCGTCGTGCTCGTCACCAGCGGGCCGGGGGCAACCAATGCGGTTACCGGCATCGCCGATGCGTTCATGGATTCGATCCCGATGGTCGTGCTGACCGGGCAGGTCGCCACCGCGATGATCGGCACCGATGCGTTCCAGGAAGCGGATACCGTCGGCATCACCCGCCACTGCACCAAGCACAACTATCTGGTGAAGGACCCCGCCGACCTGGAGGCCACCATCCAGGAGGCTTTCAAGATCGCCACCACCGGCCGCCCCGGCCCGGTCGTGATCGACATACCCAAGGATGTCCAGGTCGCCTCCGCGGACGGCAAGGCGCACCAGATGCCCGACCGCTACAACCCGCCGTTCTCGGGCGACGAGGAAGCGATCGCGCAGGCGATCGACATGCTGGCGGCCGCCGATGCGCCGGTGCTGTATACCGGCGGCGGGATCATCAATTCCGGACCCGAAGCAAGCGCCCTGCTGCGCGAGCTTCAGGCCCTGTGCGGCGCGCCCGTCACCTCGACCCTGATGGGTCTGGGCGCCTTCCCCGCCGATCATGGCGACTGGCTGGGCATGCTGGGCATGCATGGGACGTGGGAAGCCAATCACGCGATGAACCGCGCGGATCTGATCCTGTGCTTGGGCGCACGCTTCGACGACCGCGTCACGGGTCGGCTCGAGGATTTCTCGCCCGATGCGCGCAAGATCCATGTCGATATCGACCGGTCCTCGATCAACAAGACCGTTACCGTCGATCTGCCGATCATCGGCGATGTCGGCGAAGTCATGCGCCAGATGATCGCGCGCTGGAAGGCGGCCGGTCACGAGGCGAACGACCTGACCGAATGGAAGGCGCGGATCACCGGCTGGAAGGCGCGGCAGTCGCTCGCCTACCCCAGGTCGGAAGAGGAGATCATGCCGCAGCTCGCGATCGAACGGCTGTTCGCCCTCACCCGCGAGCATGATCCGATCATCAGCACCGAGGTCGGCCAGCACCAGATGTGGGCCGCGCAGCATTTCGGCTTCTTCTCGCCCAACAAATGGCTGACCAGCGGCGGACTGGGCACGATGGGCTATGGCCTGCCCGCCGCCATCGGCGCCCAGATCGGCAATCCCGATGCGCTGGTGATCGACATCGCGGGCGAGGCGTCGATCCAGATGAACATTCAGGAACTGGGCACGGCGAGCCAGTACCGCCTGCCGGTCAAGGTGTTCATCCTGAACAACGAATTCATGGGCATGGTTCGCCAGTGGCAGGAACTGACCTATGAATCGCGTTATTCGAACAGCTATTCCGACGCGCTTCCCGATTTCGTGAAGCTGGCCGAGGCCTATGGGTGGAAGGGCATCGTGATCGAGGACCCCGCCGACCTCGACGCCGGGATCCAGGCGATGATCGACCATGACGGGCCGGTGATGGTCGACTGCCGCGTGGCCAAGCTGGCCAATTGCCTGCCGATGTTCCGTTCGGGCGCGTCGCATACCGACATGATGCTCTATGGTGACGAGGCGCCCGCCGCCATCACCGTCAGCGCAGAAGCGAAGGCATCCGTCTGA
- a CDS encoding polyprenyl synthetase family protein codes for MVNEELPAALDRIANDVDACFDAILPVPQDARARLIEAMRYAAIGGGKRMRPLLCVTTAGMLAVDRETAVRVGCAIEAIHVYSLIHDDLPCMDDDALRHGKPTLHRQFDEATAVLAGDSLHALAFEILSDADRLPDPFTRAELVSCLAQANGANGMAGGQMMDIVAETSEFDLPTVTRLQQLKTGALLAASVEMGAILGHLPAEGRRSLRHYAHDIGLAFQIADDLLDHEGDEELAGKALRKDAQAGKSTFVSLLGADRARDQARALVDQAIGHLEAYGREADLLRAVARFVVERPN; via the coding sequence GTGGTGAACGAAGAACTCCCCGCTGCGCTCGACCGCATCGCCAACGATGTCGATGCCTGTTTCGACGCGATCCTGCCGGTTCCGCAGGATGCGCGCGCCAGGCTGATAGAAGCGATGCGCTATGCGGCCATCGGCGGCGGCAAGCGGATGCGGCCGCTGCTGTGCGTGACCACCGCGGGCATGCTGGCGGTCGACCGCGAGACGGCAGTGCGCGTCGGCTGCGCGATCGAGGCGATCCATGTCTATTCGCTGATCCACGACGATCTGCCGTGCATGGACGACGATGCGCTGCGCCACGGCAAGCCGACACTGCATCGCCAGTTCGACGAGGCGACGGCGGTGCTGGCGGGCGATTCGCTCCACGCGCTGGCGTTCGAGATACTGAGCGACGCCGATCGGCTGCCCGACCCCTTCACCCGCGCCGAGCTTGTGTCATGCCTGGCGCAGGCCAACGGCGCCAACGGCATGGCGGGCGGGCAGATGATGGACATCGTCGCCGAGACCAGCGAGTTCGATCTGCCGACCGTGACGCGCCTGCAGCAGCTCAAGACCGGCGCATTGCTGGCCGCATCGGTCGAAATGGGCGCCATTCTTGGCCATCTTCCTGCCGAAGGGCGGCGTTCCCTGCGCCATTACGCGCATGATATCGGCCTGGCCTTCCAGATCGCCGACGATCTTCTGGATCACGAGGGCGACGAGGAACTGGCCGGCAAGGCGCTGCGCAAGGATGCGCAGGCCGGCAAGTCGACCTTCGTGTCCCTGCTGGGCGCCGATCGTGCGCGCGACCAGGCACGCGCCCTGGTCGATCAGGCCATAGGTCATCTGGAGGCCTATGGAAGGGAAGCGGACCTGCTGCGCGCGGTGGCCCGCTTCGTCGTCGAACGGCCGAACTGA
- the serB gene encoding phosphoserine phosphatase SerB, translating into MLIARLIADTATLDSALDTASAALSARGWAIAGATMLDFCGEVLQIDLADGEPAEVRRILSDAFAPSDLLLSAGPIEVPHLFVSDMDSTMIGQECIDELADFAGLKDRIAAITERAMQGELDFESALKERVGLLKDLPESAIAQCLAERIRPMPGARTLVETLNARGCHTVLVTGGFHSFADPVAEMLGFTRVVGNVLGVADGRLSGDLAAAIVDSAVKKTTLEQEMERLGPGARSLAMGDGANDIPMIQAADYGISYYAKPKARAASDGWIERGDLTSVLQLFDIPRAEWAAD; encoded by the coding sequence GTGCTCATCGCCCGGCTGATAGCAGACACCGCCACGCTTGACAGCGCGCTCGACACGGCCAGCGCCGCATTGTCGGCCCGGGGTTGGGCCATCGCGGGCGCGACCATGCTCGATTTTTGCGGCGAGGTGCTGCAGATCGACCTGGCGGACGGCGAACCGGCAGAGGTGCGCCGGATCCTGTCCGATGCCTTCGCCCCGTCCGATCTGCTGCTGTCGGCTGGTCCGATCGAGGTGCCGCACCTGTTCGTGTCCGACATGGATTCGACCATGATCGGCCAGGAATGCATCGACGAACTGGCCGATTTCGCGGGGCTGAAGGACCGGATCGCGGCAATCACCGAACGTGCCATGCAGGGCGAGCTGGACTTCGAAAGCGCGCTGAAGGAACGCGTCGGCCTGCTGAAGGACCTGCCTGAAAGCGCCATCGCCCAATGCCTGGCCGAACGGATCAGGCCGATGCCCGGCGCCCGCACCCTGGTCGAGACGCTGAATGCGCGGGGCTGCCACACGGTGCTGGTCACCGGCGGCTTCCATTCCTTCGCCGACCCGGTGGCCGAAATGCTGGGATTTACCCGCGTGGTCGGCAATGTACTCGGCGTGGCCGATGGCAGGCTGTCGGGCGATCTGGCCGCCGCCATCGTCGACAGCGCCGTCAAGAAGACAACGCTTGAACAGGAAATGGAGCGACTTGGCCCCGGCGCGCGCAGCCTTGCCATGGGCGACGGCGCGAACGACATCCCGATGATCCAGGCTGCCGACTACGGCATTTCCTATTACGCCAAGCCCAAGGCGCGTGCCGCGTCCGACGGCTGGATCGAGCGCGGCGATCTGACCAGCGTGCTGCAGCTGTTCGACATTCCGCGCGCCGAATGGGCGGCGGATTGA
- the miaA gene encoding tRNA (adenosine(37)-N6)-dimethylallyltransferase MiaA yields MSTEQVSRNEQGPERPRVALIAGPTASGKSDLAVRLALAAREQGLPATVINADSAQVYADLAVLSARPTIDEMRGVPHRLFGSWDGAQACSAADWAAAARREIDTAHAEGRLPILVGGTGLYLRTLIDGIAPVPAIDAAIREAVRALPVADAHAALTAEDADAAARLAPADTTRVARALEVVRSTGRPLSHWQEQLQGGIRDRIDLAAMILLSDRDWLYERCDRRFGMMLDGGAADEVQRLLSRGLDPALPVMRAIGVTEIAAWLQGDITRDEAAARGALATRRYAKRQYTWFRHQPPQEWKRAESDNLDFNDQIAILLRSLRLT; encoded by the coding sequence ATGAGCACGGAACAAGTCTCCAGAAATGAACAGGGGCCGGAAAGGCCAAGGGTCGCGCTCATCGCAGGGCCGACCGCCAGCGGCAAGAGCGATCTGGCGGTGAGGCTTGCGCTGGCGGCGCGGGAACAGGGGCTGCCGGCCACCGTGATCAACGCCGATAGCGCGCAGGTCTATGCCGATCTGGCGGTGCTGTCGGCACGCCCGACCATAGACGAGATGCGCGGGGTGCCGCACCGCCTGTTCGGGTCGTGGGACGGAGCGCAGGCCTGTTCGGCCGCCGATTGGGCCGCCGCCGCGCGACGCGAGATCGACACCGCGCACGCCGAGGGGCGGCTGCCGATCCTGGTAGGGGGAACGGGGCTGTATCTGCGCACGCTGATCGACGGCATCGCGCCCGTGCCCGCAATCGACGCCGCGATCCGCGAGGCGGTGCGCGCGCTGCCCGTCGCCGATGCCCATGCCGCGCTGACGGCGGAGGATGCGGATGCCGCCGCCCGATTGGCGCCCGCCGATACGACGCGCGTGGCCCGCGCGCTGGAAGTCGTGCGATCGACCGGCAGGCCGCTGAGCCACTGGCAGGAGCAACTGCAGGGCGGGATCCGGGATCGCATCGATCTTGCCGCCATGATCCTGCTGTCCGACCGGGACTGGCTGTACGAACGATGCGACCGGCGTTTCGGCATGATGCTGGACGGCGGCGCGGCCGACGAAGTGCAGCGGCTGCTGTCGCGCGGTCTCGATCCCGCTCTCCCCGTCATGCGTGCGATCGGCGTTACCGAGATTGCGGCCTGGCTGCAGGGCGACATCACCCGCGACGAAGCCGCCGCGCGGGGTGCGCTGGCGACGCGGCGGTATGCCAAGCGGCAATACACGTGGTTCCGCCACCAGCCGCCGCAGGAATGGAAGCGTGCTGAGAGTGATAATTTGGATTTTAACGATCAAATCGCAATATTATTGCGTTCTTTACGGTTGACATGA
- a CDS encoding exodeoxyribonuclease VII small subunit, translated as MSDDAPDISQMSYEQALASLEDVVRRLEGGDAALDESIALYERGEALRKHCQARLDAAQARIEAIVADAEGRAATTRPFDEPAA; from the coding sequence ATGAGCGACGATGCACCCGATATTTCGCAGATGAGTTACGAACAGGCCCTGGCCTCGCTTGAGGACGTGGTCCGCCGACTCGAGGGCGGCGATGCCGCGCTCGACGAATCCATCGCGTTGTACGAACGCGGCGAGGCGCTGCGCAAGCACTGCCAGGCGCGTCTGGACGCGGCGCAGGCGCGGATCGAGGCGATCGTCGCCGATGCCGAGGGCCGCGCCGCCACGACGCGCCCGTTCGACGAGCCGGCGGCCTGA